The nucleotide sequence GAACCACCCCAAGCATCGACCTTACCTTGCTTAATCGCCTTGATGCTACCTTCATCCCCTAACATGCGAATTTCAACTTCCGTTTGTGGAGCTAATCCTGCATCAAGTAATAGCTTTGTGGGTCCCAGATGCCCACTAGTAGAGCCAATATCAGACATAGCGATTGTTTTGCCTTTTAAGTCTGCGACCGCCTTCACTGGACTACCTGCCCGAACTGCAATAATAGAGTGATAATTGCGACGAGTAACGGCAACGACTGGAATGGCATTCGTTCGGGATGTAATTACCACGTATTCTGAAGGACCCGCCAAAGCTAATTCAACTTCACCTTGTTTCAAAGCAATGGTCGCAGTTGTGTAGTTTTCAACAGGAAAAAACTCAACCTCAGTTTGCAATGCTTCTGCAAGAGCAGCACGAAGAGATCCATAATCTTGCTGAAGATCTTCAAGCCCTTTAACATCCGTTACAGCAAACCGTAATTTTGGCGGTAATGCTTGAGTTGAGGACGATCGATCGACGGTGGTGCTAGCTGCTGCACAACCTGTCAAAAGTAGAGTTGAATACCATAGAAAATTTCGGCGTTTCATTACAAGAATTCCTGCTTTCTGTATAGATCTTAAAAGTTGGGTTTGGCATTCAACTACAGGGTGCCCGGTAAGTTGTTTCAGCTATCACATTTGAGGGAAAGTGTCAGAACTAAGTACTCAGATCTTGATTCTCAATAACAATGAGAATATTCTCAATAAGCCGAACGAAAAATAAGGGTTTCAGCAGAAAGGCTGGAGTAAGGTTTTCAATAAGAAAGAATGAGTATTCAGTTCTGACAGCTTCACTGGAACGGGGAGTGTTAGCTCGGCGATCCCTTCAAAACCGAACAGGATATCAACTACTATCTGGTCATTGCTCCAATTGGAACTCTATTGAACAGTTCGTTCACATTGCAGGGATGTGATGGGCGATCGAAACTTGCTTTCAAGCGGCGAAGGCTGAGGTGGGATTAGACCACGATGAAGTCCGTTCTTGACACGGTTGGTACCGTCACATTACTCTATGTCTACTGGCTCACGCCTTTCTCACAGTTATGACAACCTTGGAGATCGAGGTAAAAAAGGGGGAGCCGAACAC is from Trichocoleus sp. and encodes:
- a CDS encoding PhnD/SsuA/transferrin family substrate-binding protein: MKRRNFLWYSTLLLTGCAAASTTVDRSSSTQALPPKLRFAVTDVKGLEDLQQDYGSLRAALAEALQTEVEFFPVENYTTATIALKQGEVELALAGPSEYVVITSRTNAIPVVAVTRRNYHSIIAVRAGSPVKAVADLKGKTIAMSDIGSTSGHLGPTKLLLDAGLAPQTEVEIRMLGDEGSIKAIKQGKVDAWGGSAVDYKDFLQNTANTFPILIEGMPLPSDVFIASSSVASASINLIRERMLTNQKQLIEAIAKHQSKYEGSQLIIAKDEDYDPIREVYRAVGQGDFVQ